From the genome of Chiloscyllium punctatum isolate Juve2018m chromosome 13, sChiPun1.3, whole genome shotgun sequence, one region includes:
- the LOC140484671 gene encoding dual specificity phosphatase 29-like, producing MSSGDTRIWKKKNAYAAVKVDPDDDYVTPGAFELERLFWKGTAKFAHANEVWPDIYIGDEVTALDRYMVEKMGFTHILNAAHGRWNVDTGDEYYRNMPIDYYGVEAEDVPTFNLSEFFYPAAQYIDNALSTPGAKLLVHCARGRSRSATLVLAYLMIYKNMTVVDAVQQVIKHRCILPNRGFLKQLRALDIELAMERSIANNGINTSDGKETC from the exons ATGTCCTCTGGAGATACAAGGATCTGGAAGAAGAAAAATGCCTATGCAGCTGTGAAAGTGGATCCTGATGATGATTATGTTACTCCAGGGGCATTTGAACTGGAGCGACTCTTTTGGAAAGGCACTGCTAAATTTGCTCATGCTAACGAAGTTTGGCCAGATATTTACATAGGAGATGA AGTAACAGCATTAGATCGGTATATGGTCGAAAAGATGGGTTTCACTCATATACTAAATGCAGCCCATGGTCGCTGGAATGTGGACACAGGAGATGAATACTATAGGAATATGCCTATCGATTATTATGGTGTGGAGGCTGAAGATGTGCCAACGTTTAATTTAAGTGAATTCTTCTATCCAGCTGCCCAATACATTGACAATGCACTAAGCACACCAGGGG CTAAGCTGTTAGTCCATTGTGCAAGGGGGCGGAGCCGATCAGCAACACTTGTCCTGGCTTATCTGATGATCTACAAAAATATGACAGTGGTGGATGCAGTTCAACAAGTAATAAAACACCGGTGTATTTTACCAAATCGTGGCTTTCTGAAGCAACTGAGAGCACTTGATATAGAACTGGCGATGGAGAGAAGTATTGCAAATAATGGCATCAACACAAGCGATGGAAAAGAAACTTGTTAA